One Elusimicrobiota bacterium genomic region harbors:
- a CDS encoding NADH-quinone oxidoreductase subunit L, which translates to MGTLVLLSIGIPFFGSFVNLIIRKKQALLSTIFIFAGFVTSAFLVSPILSGITKYFYKYFTDFFSTAFVIDGLSVFMAVVSSFIGFLIAIYSAGYMQNYQHLKEYYFYITLFVGSMLGLVFSANLLLLFIFWEITALCSWRLIGFYRDEKGLLAGDRAFLLTFLGSGLMLAGFALVFAEYSTLNILTLHGKTIPLFAMVLIFCGMLAKSAQLPFHLWLPNAGVAPSPVTAFLHAAVLVKIGVYAFARLFVFTFPMIPDFQNIVAIISVITILVAGAAAFVEHDIKRILAYSTISQIGYIFLGFSTNVLIGITGAIFYILVHGLGKAGLFLAAGIVEHNTHEKDIRKLGGLAKTMPLTSIAFLLCAFSIIGFPPFGGFFAKLYVVMSIVQSGKIWLAALAILGAVFTLLYLFRLYNAVFLGTQITLKKNADYAEKTKSMVVVVLLFGILSLLTGLLPQIPLAFIELIK; encoded by the coding sequence ATGGGAACATTAGTTTTATTATCAATCGGAATTCCATTTTTTGGTTCATTTGTAAATTTGATTATTAGGAAAAAACAGGCATTGCTTTCTACAATATTTATATTTGCAGGTTTTGTTACTTCTGCTTTCCTTGTTTCACCAATACTGTCAGGAATAACAAAATATTTTTACAAATATTTTACTGACTTTTTCTCAACCGCATTTGTGATTGACGGCCTTTCTGTATTTATGGCGGTTGTCTCTTCGTTTATCGGATTTTTAATAGCAATTTATTCAGCAGGTTATATGCAAAATTACCAGCATCTTAAAGAATACTATTTCTATATTACTTTATTTGTCGGCTCTATGCTTGGACTGGTTTTTTCGGCGAATCTTTTGTTACTTTTTATCTTCTGGGAAATTACAGCGCTCTGTTCCTGGCGATTGATTGGTTTTTACAGAGATGAGAAAGGGCTTTTAGCGGGCGACCGCGCGTTTCTATTAACATTTCTTGGCTCGGGATTGATGCTCGCCGGGTTTGCACTGGTTTTTGCTGAATATAGTACATTAAACATTTTAACATTGCACGGTAAAACGATACCACTCTTTGCGATGGTTTTAATTTTTTGCGGGATGCTCGCTAAATCCGCCCAACTGCCGTTTCATTTGTGGCTCCCTAATGCAGGTGTTGCACCATCACCGGTTACCGCATTTCTTCACGCTGCTGTTTTGGTAAAAATAGGTGTGTATGCGTTTGCACGGCTTTTTGTGTTCACATTCCCAATGATTCCTGATTTTCAGAATATAGTTGCGATTATTTCAGTAATTACGATACTGGTTGCAGGTGCCGCTGCTTTTGTAGAACACGATATAAAAAGAATACTTGCATATTCTACAATTTCACAAATTGGCTACATATTTTTGGGATTTAGTACAAATGTACTAATTGGAATTACCGGCGCTATTTTTTATATTCTTGTTCACGGACTTGGTAAGGCAGGCCTGTTTTTAGCCGCAGGGATTGTAGAGCACAACACACACGAAAAAGATATCAGGAAACTTGGCGGGCTTGCGAAAACGATGCCGTTGACATCAATTGCGTTTCTTTTATGTGCATTCTCAATTATAGGTTTCCCGCCATTTGGTGGCTTTTTTGCCAAACTTTATGTAGTGATGTCAATAGTGCAATCAGGAAAAATTTGGCTTGCAGCACTTGCTATTTTAGGTGCTGTATTTACGCTACTGTATCTTTTCCGTCTGTATAATGCTGTATTTTTAGGAACGCAGATTACGCTGAAAAAAAACGCAGATTACGCAGAAAAGACAAAGTCCATGGTTGTTGTGGTTTTACTCTTTGGTATTCTGTCACTTTTGACTGGACTTCTGCCACAGATTCCTTTGGCATTTATTGAACTAATAAAATGA
- a CDS encoding proton-conducting transporter membrane subunit: MSILLYPIFLPIVIGIVMLLIGRRGLKASLPVITTFIVLILSIVLFSAGEINYTIPWLSFGIDFSLRAYSFSAMCVLFSSLFAFLICLYLLPSTFYLLPSFILINLGVVNGALLSNNFVIFVLFWELAAIMLYLLIRTQNRYEIPQARHGTDTESSVSVPCKVQSQFCDSYKTATKALYIIGFSDFCLLLGIILLWNLTKTFNMSKIHNLLPSTFYLLPFTCLCIGALAKAGAMPFHTWIPDASKDAPVEVMAYLPASLDKLLGIYLLVRICTDFFNCQLSIVNCQLVLMFLGAFTIIAAVFMALVQHDLKKMIAYMNISGAGYMVLGIGTNTPIGIAGGLFYMLGTVLWTSCLFLCSGSVEKQTGTTELDKLGGLSKVMPITFWATLIAALSISGVPPFNGFFSKWLIYQGLIQQIADSRWQIAVVLFLVAAMFGSALTLASFIKLIHSTFLGKPSTVNRQPSTDVSWTMWFPTVILAVLCIIFGIFAYQIPLKHFIFPSIRFAHPPINWGAFSGLWHPDLATLLIIVGIILGLIIYLLGTIKTIRKTETYIYGESPEIFTEGFQGTEFYLTISNSKPFASIYKKAEKGILDFYNWAFNIAKMVANSFFICIDRMLENIYIGIDRLTAIVSTFTSELQGGLLQIYLYWSLFGLMILLFMLCR; the protein is encoded by the coding sequence ATGAGCATCCTACTTTACCCGATTTTTTTACCAATTGTGATTGGTATTGTAATGTTATTGATAGGTAGACGCGGCCTTAAGGCCTCACTACCTGTAATTACGACATTTATCGTTTTAATTTTAAGTATTGTATTATTTTCAGCAGGTGAGATAAATTATACGATTCCATGGCTTTCTTTTGGAATTGATTTTTCTCTTCGGGCTTATTCATTTTCAGCAATGTGTGTTTTGTTTTCGTCATTATTTGCATTTTTAATCTGCCTTTACCTTCTACCTTCTACCTTCTACCTTCTACCTTCTTTCATACTCATCAATCTCGGAGTTGTTAACGGTGCGCTTCTTTCAAACAATTTTGTAATTTTTGTTTTATTCTGGGAACTCGCTGCGATAATGTTGTATTTATTAATAAGAACACAGAACAGATACGAAATCCCGCAAGCGAGGCACGGAACAGACACGGAAAGTTCTGTTTCAGTTCCGTGTAAAGTTCAGAGTCAGTTCTGTGATTCCTACAAAACAGCGACGAAGGCGCTTTATATTATCGGGTTTTCAGATTTCTGCCTTTTACTCGGAATCATTTTATTGTGGAATTTAACAAAAACATTTAATATGTCCAAAATCCATAATCTTCTACCTTCTACCTTCTACCTTCTACCTTTTACCTGCCTTTGCATTGGTGCACTTGCAAAGGCAGGTGCGATGCCGTTCCATACATGGATACCGGATGCGTCTAAAGATGCGCCGGTTGAAGTAATGGCATATCTTCCCGCATCTCTGGACAAACTTTTAGGAATATATCTTCTTGTCAGAATTTGTACCGACTTCTTTAACTGTCAACTGTCAATTGTCAACTGTCAACTTGTTTTGATGTTCCTCGGCGCTTTTACAATCATCGCTGCCGTATTTATGGCACTTGTTCAGCATGACTTAAAAAAAATGATTGCGTATATGAATATATCAGGTGCAGGTTATATGGTTTTAGGTATTGGAACTAATACCCCTATTGGTATTGCAGGTGGACTTTTTTATATGTTAGGCACAGTTTTATGGACATCGTGTTTGTTTTTATGTAGTGGTTCGGTTGAAAAACAAACAGGAACAACGGAATTAGATAAACTTGGTGGACTTTCAAAAGTGATGCCAATTACTTTTTGGGCAACCCTAATTGCTGCACTTTCAATTTCAGGTGTCCCACCGTTTAATGGTTTCTTCTCAAAATGGCTGATTTATCAAGGGCTGATACAGCAGATAGCAGATAGCAGATGGCAGATAGCAGTTGTTTTGTTTTTAGTAGCAGCGATGTTTGGTTCTGCACTTACTTTAGCGTCATTTATAAAATTGATACATTCAACATTTTTGGGCAAACCGTCAACCGTCAACCGTCAACCGTCAACCGATGTCTCATGGACGATGTGGTTCCCGACGGTAATTTTAGCAGTATTGTGTATTATTTTCGGCATTTTCGCCTATCAGATTCCATTGAAACATTTCATCTTTCCTTCCATTCGCTTCGCTCACCCCCCAATAAATTGGGGGGCATTTAGTGGATTATGGCATCCTGATTTAGCAACATTGTTAATTATTGTCGGCATAATTCTCGGCTTGATAATTTATCTTTTGGGAACGATAAAAACTATAAGAAAAACGGAAACATATATCTACGGTGAATCACCTGAAATTTTTACAGAGGGCTTCCAGGGAACGGAATTTTATCTTACGATTTCTAACTCAAAACCATTCGCTTCAATTTATAAAAAAGCAGAAAAGGGAATATTAGATTTCTACAACTGGGCATTTAATATCGCAAAAATGGTTGCCAATAGTTTCTTTATATGTATTGACAGAATGCTTGAAAATATTTATATTGGTATAGACCGTTTGACAGCGATTGTTTCAACATTTACTTCGGAACTTCAGGGCGGGCTTTTGCAGATTTATCTTTATTGGTCACTGTTTGGATTGATGATTCTTTTATTTATGCTTTGCAGGTGA